A stretch of the Desulfatiglans anilini DSM 4660 genome encodes the following:
- a CDS encoding NUDIX hydrolase has translation MSPKHWEVLSSILDRSYRVFSIRTDRARSPRTAKAHDFFVLESSAWVNIIPLTSNGEVVLIRQYRHGIRDVTLEIPGGLVEAGDTPETAALRELREETGYHAGKAVELGTVHPNPAIQNNICYTYLANDVIPAGHQEQDDKEDIQVLLKPIEEVPALIRQGAITHALVLAAFYRYFMEYKRM, from the coding sequence ATGTCCCCGAAACACTGGGAAGTGCTGTCGAGCATCCTGGACAGATCCTATCGCGTGTTCAGCATCCGGACCGACCGCGCACGCTCTCCCCGCACCGCAAAGGCCCATGATTTCTTCGTGCTGGAATCCTCGGCCTGGGTCAACATCATCCCCCTCACGTCCAACGGCGAGGTCGTGCTCATCCGCCAGTACCGGCACGGCATCCGCGACGTCACGCTGGAGATACCGGGCGGACTCGTAGAGGCCGGCGACACCCCCGAAACCGCGGCCCTCAGGGAACTGCGCGAAGAGACCGGTTATCATGCCGGGAAGGCCGTCGAACTCGGAACGGTGCACCCGAACCCGGCCATCCAGAACAATATCTGCTACACCTATCTGGCCAACGATGTCATTCCGGCGGGGCATCAGGAACAAGACGACAAGGAGGACATCCAGGTCCTGCTCAAACCGATCGAGGAAGTGCCCGCCCTCATCCGGCAGGGCGCGATCACCCACGCCCTGGTCCTGGCCGCCTTCTACCGGTATTTCATGGAATACAAGCGCATGTGA
- a CDS encoding DUF3795 domain-containing protein yields the protein MVEINPEYLAPCGLYCGVCAILYAERDGNRKFKERLVDVYKGKLPDSGNLSADDIRCKGCLSDDPFLFCRECAIKACTREKGYTGCHQCDAFPCRLIDEFPMPVGRKVMLRAIPYWRKHGTEKWVAEEEARYHCPACGHRLFRGAKRCNQCGTPVDLD from the coding sequence ATGGTGGAGATCAATCCTGAATATCTTGCACCCTGCGGCCTCTACTGCGGGGTATGCGCCATCCTGTACGCCGAACGGGACGGGAACCGCAAATTCAAGGAGCGGCTGGTGGACGTCTACAAGGGCAAGCTGCCGGACAGCGGGAACCTGTCGGCGGACGACATCCGCTGCAAAGGCTGCCTTTCGGACGATCCTTTCCTCTTCTGCCGCGAATGCGCCATCAAGGCCTGCACCCGCGAAAAGGGGTACACGGGCTGTCATCAGTGCGACGCGTTCCCCTGCCGTCTGATCGACGAATTTCCCATGCCGGTGGGCCGGAAGGTCATGCTTCGGGCCATCCCCTACTGGCGAAAGCACGGCACCGAAAAGTGGGTGGCCGAAGAAGAGGCCCGTTACCACTGCCCGGCCTGCGGCCATCGATTGTTCCGCGGCGCCAAACGCTGCAATCAGTGCGGTACGCCGGTAGACCTGGATTGA
- a CDS encoding Slp family lipoprotein, producing MKLKIRLCIAWFLLTACLAVAAGCATVISREALQSADRSLPFSTLAADPGAFSGTTVILGGQVVETKNLPGKSLIFVVQRAIDSRQKPKPDSESRGRFLISVEGFLDPAIYRAGRWITVVGTVAGSETRPLGEIQYTYPVIAEREHHLWPVKGVAPDAQIHFGIGIGFGF from the coding sequence ATGAAACTGAAGATCCGTCTATGCATCGCTTGGTTCCTGCTCACGGCATGTCTCGCCGTCGCTGCCGGTTGTGCAACGGTGATTTCCCGCGAGGCGCTCCAGAGCGCGGACCGTTCCTTGCCCTTCTCGACACTCGCAGCCGATCCCGGCGCTTTTTCGGGCACCACGGTGATTCTGGGCGGACAGGTCGTCGAAACGAAAAATCTTCCGGGCAAAAGTCTCATTTTCGTTGTTCAGCGGGCTATCGACAGCCGGCAGAAACCCAAACCGGACAGCGAATCGAGGGGGCGCTTTCTCATTTCGGTGGAAGGCTTCCTGGACCCTGCCATCTACCGTGCAGGGAGATGGATCACGGTGGTCGGCACCGTCGCCGGGAGCGAAACGCGCCCCCTGGGGGAGATTCAATACACCTATCCGGTCATCGCAGAACGCGAACATCATCTCTGGCCCGTGAAGGGCGTTGCCCCCGATGCCCAAATTCATTTCGGAATCGGGATCGGCTTCGGTTTTTAA
- a CDS encoding phasin family protein, with the protein MLDDIKKGLLAGLGMVFLTKDKIEETARKMVDEARMSKEDARRLTDELLETGEKQWSRIEENITETVHKGLRNLDVGSRKELDELKSRVQNLEERVSLLEAAKDPIEG; encoded by the coding sequence ATGTTGGATGATATCAAGAAAGGTTTATTGGCCGGTCTCGGCATGGTGTTCCTCACCAAGGACAAGATCGAAGAAACTGCGCGCAAGATGGTGGACGAGGCCCGCATGAGCAAAGAGGACGCCCGGCGGCTCACGGACGAATTGCTGGAAACCGGTGAAAAGCAATGGTCCAGGATCGAGGAAAACATCACGGAAACCGTCCACAAGGGGCTCCGGAACCTCGATGTGGGCAGCCGCAAGGAGTTGGACGAACTGAAATCGCGCGTCCAGAACCTCGAAGAGAGGGTGAGTCTGCTCGAGGCGGCAAAGGACCCGATCGAGGGGTGA
- a CDS encoding ABC1 kinase family protein, with product MEIKTLTNLGRFKDIVLTLLNYGFVDLVDRLDLPGKKLLPKSSRRELELGTWERIRRAMEDLGPTFVKFGQIMSLRPDLLPGPLIEELRKLQDEVPPEKPSDIRKVIEKALGSPLEQVFLSFETEPIAAASLSQVHRALLRDSRRVVAIKVQRPGIRSKIEKDLDILAYLLGRLNERVEEIRLYDLPGLLKTTRRNLLRELDFLREARAMQIARAQLSGMPGVYIPEPVSKYCTERLLVMDFVRGKKLKELPAEHIEEAENLAKLGLRITISQILEHGFFHADPHPGNLLVREGKELCLLDWGMVGRLTDQDRFDLIDLVRSVAEKDSKRLLDTLLLITSIEGTFDQRALERDLLDILDAYTSVPLQEINIGQALLDITALLREYRLRVPSDLAVMIKALVTAEGTARILYPDLNIIPEIEDQVRRLAVERYHPGFLWKNLRSTAGHLLSLHRNLPSHLSQIVDKVNRGDLSIRFEHENLGSLRKTLENIFNRLTLGVILAAMIIGSSMIITTGVKPFLFGYPALGVIGYIISGVLGLWLVFNILRTRRF from the coding sequence TTGGAAATCAAGACGCTGACCAACCTCGGGCGGTTCAAAGATATCGTCCTCACATTGCTGAACTACGGCTTTGTCGACCTCGTCGACCGGCTGGATCTCCCGGGCAAAAAGCTCCTCCCGAAATCCAGCCGCCGGGAACTTGAGCTCGGCACGTGGGAGCGGATCCGCCGCGCCATGGAAGACCTCGGACCGACCTTCGTCAAGTTCGGTCAGATCATGAGCCTCCGGCCCGATCTTCTACCCGGCCCCCTGATCGAAGAACTGCGGAAATTGCAGGATGAGGTCCCGCCCGAGAAGCCCTCCGACATCCGCAAGGTGATCGAAAAGGCGCTCGGGTCGCCGCTTGAGCAGGTCTTTCTTTCATTCGAGACCGAACCGATCGCCGCCGCGAGTCTCTCCCAGGTTCATCGTGCCCTCCTGCGCGACAGCCGGAGGGTGGTCGCGATCAAGGTGCAACGGCCCGGCATTCGATCGAAAATCGAGAAAGACCTGGACATTCTCGCCTACCTCCTCGGCCGGCTGAACGAGCGCGTGGAAGAGATCCGCCTTTACGATCTGCCGGGCCTGCTCAAAACCACCAGGCGGAATCTCCTGCGCGAACTGGATTTTCTGAGAGAGGCCCGCGCCATGCAGATCGCCCGGGCGCAGCTTTCCGGCATGCCCGGGGTGTACATTCCCGAACCTGTATCGAAATACTGCACCGAGCGCCTGCTCGTAATGGATTTCGTCCGCGGCAAAAAGCTCAAAGAGCTTCCTGCCGAACACATCGAAGAAGCGGAAAACCTGGCGAAGCTCGGCTTGAGGATCACGATCAGCCAAATCCTCGAGCATGGTTTTTTCCATGCCGATCCCCACCCGGGAAACCTTCTCGTCAGGGAAGGGAAGGAACTATGCCTCCTGGACTGGGGAATGGTGGGGAGGCTGACGGACCAAGACCGCTTCGACCTCATCGACCTGGTCCGTTCGGTCGCCGAAAAAGACAGCAAGCGGCTGCTGGACACCCTCCTCCTGATCACGTCGATCGAGGGGACCTTCGATCAGCGCGCCCTTGAAAGGGACCTCCTCGACATCCTGGACGCCTACACGTCCGTCCCCCTCCAGGAAATCAACATCGGGCAGGCTTTGCTGGACATCACCGCCCTTTTGCGGGAGTACCGTCTGCGCGTGCCGAGCGACCTCGCCGTCATGATCAAGGCCCTGGTCACCGCTGAAGGAACCGCCCGCATCCTCTATCCCGACTTGAACATCATCCCGGAGATCGAAGACCAGGTCCGGCGTCTGGCTGTAGAACGCTACCACCCGGGGTTCCTCTGGAAAAACCTCCGCAGCACTGCAGGCCACCTTTTGAGCCTCCACCGCAACCTCCCGAGCCATCTCTCGCAGATCGTCGACAAGGTCAACCGCGGGGATCTCAGCATCCGTTTCGAACACGAAAACCTTGGAAGCCTCAGGAAAACGTTGGAAAACATATTCAATCGTCTGACGCTCGGTGTCATCCTGGCTGCGATGATCATCGGCTCTTCCATGATCATCACAACCGGCGTCAAACCGTTTCTCTTCGGATACCCCGCGCTGGGGGTCATCGGCTACATCATCTCAGGGGTCCTGGGGCTCTGGCTGGTGTTCAATATCCTGCGTACCCGCCGCTTCTGA